A DNA window from Clostridium pasteurianum contains the following coding sequences:
- a CDS encoding alpha/beta hydrolase: MKRRIINLLLSGLMVITSLGAAPSVASAATTNPTLPSWDFDRYKNNIAHGTVQYIYYQSSATRSQRRAKIYLPPGYSAAKKYSVMYLFHGIGGSEEDWTTRGGNANLIADNLIAERKIKPSIMVMPNCNATGPGVSDGYENFAKDLTNNLKPYVQSHYSVYTDRLHTAISGLSMGGGQAFNIGLTNLNLFAYVGAYSAAPDTHPNSVLFPDGGNAARQNLKLLFISYGTNDNLMKYGTGVHNFCDSRGIANTYWLYQGRGHEWSVWKPSLWSFLQMLDRAGYTN; this comes from the coding sequence ATGAAAAGAAGAATTATCAATTTGTTACTCAGCGGATTAATGGTTATAACATCTTTAGGTGCTGCACCAAGTGTTGCATCAGCAGCGACTACTAATCCAACACTGCCATCATGGGATTTTGATAGATATAAAAATAATATTGCTCATGGTACAGTACAATATATTTATTACCAGTCTTCAGCAACAAGAAGTCAGCGTAGGGCAAAAATTTACTTGCCACCAGGGTATTCAGCTGCTAAAAAGTATAGCGTAATGTATTTATTTCATGGTATTGGTGGCTCAGAAGAAGACTGGACTACTAGAGGAGGCAATGCCAATCTTATTGCGGATAATCTTATTGCTGAAAGAAAAATTAAGCCTTCTATAATGGTAATGCCCAATTGTAATGCAACCGGACCAGGAGTATCAGATGGCTATGAAAATTTTGCTAAAGATTTAACTAACAATTTGAAGCCTTATGTACAAAGTCATTATTCTGTTTACACAGATCGTCTTCACACAGCTATATCTGGTTTATCAATGGGAGGCGGACAAGCATTCAATATTGGTTTAACAAACTTGAATTTGTTTGCATATGTTGGTGCTTACTCTGCAGCTCCAGATACTCATCCAAATTCCGTTTTATTTCCTGATGGAGGAAATGCAGCAAGGCAGAATTTGAAACTATTATTTATTTCCTACGGAACAAACGATAATCTTATGAAGTATGGTACAGGAGTACACAATTTTTGCGATTCTAGGGGGATTGCTAATACCTACTGGCTATATCAAGGACGAGGACATGAATGGAGTGTTTGGAAACCAAGTTTGTGGAGCTTCTTGCAAATGTTAGATAGGGCAGGATATACTAATTAG